TCATTTTGTACATAACCTCAAGGTGCTTACGATCaaacaaactaacaaaaaaagggactgAGAAGAGTATTTGGATAGTGGAGTCTGGAACCATCGTCGAACCGTccattattgatattatacAATTCGATTGATGAAATCGATTTCGGTACAGTGGTGGACGTGTAGCCGCACATGATGAAACGCTTAGTGACGTGCTCAGTGACCCTGTGGTTGTTGTGGTTAGGTGTGAACGGCGCTACTGATCAGCTGGAGCGGCCCAACATTGTAATCATTGTTGCTGACGATTTGGTAAGGATCTGCACAAAAACGAATCTCAAATCGTGTGGAGCTAGTGATGGAAGAGTACTTAAACTTAAGTCCACTCTGTCTACTGGACGACGATCTTTGAACAGTGATCTGCTTATGCAACTGTCCGCCGTCGAACTGCTTCTCGATCATTCCGAGTGCTGCAATTTAAACGTTCTCCCCATTCTTGGCAGGGATGGAATGATGTCAGCTTCCACGGATCGAATCAAATCCCTACACCCAATATTGATGCACTCGCGTACGACGGCATCATACTGAACCGTCATTATGTGCCACCGCTTTGTACCCCTTCGCGAGCATCGCTGATGACGGGCAAGCATCCGATGAACATCGGCATGCAGGACCACGTCATCCTCTCGGACGAACCGTGGGGTCTCGGGCTGGAACAGAAGTTAATGCCCGAGTACTTCCGCGAGGCTGGCTACCGGACGCATCTGGTCGGCAAGTGGCATCTTGGGTTTTTCCGACGCGCGTACACACCAACTTACCGTGGGTTTGATTCCCACTTTGGCTATCTAGGGCCGTACATCGACTATTGGGATCACAGTTTGCAGATGAATGAGGTAGGTAGCAAACGATTAATTAAACGCACAGTGACAGTGTTTTTGCACACGCCAAACAACTTTGATAGACACGCCATTGTATGTTTATTTCGTCTTTATGCTTCAACAAACACATTTGTCATTCCGTACATCCCATTAAAGACAGTGCCAGAAGCTAACTGCTTTAAGCAGACAAAGAAGATTAGTTCGTAAAAAGAATATATTGTGCAATAAATATTGCAATACCCTGCTCAAGGATGCAAGTACACCCAATAGCATTCTGCACCACTTTAAAGTTATATTTAGCGCAGGCTGATTCATGGTCGACTTGTTTTTAGTCACGGTGGATAGATATAGCTACTGCTTGAATTCTGATTGCATTCGGCTGTGATTACAATTTTCGATGATATTTACTTTATCTGGTCTTGTATATTCAATAAGCaagaacatttatttattcaaaacatAATCGTTTTATGGAAACCATTGCAGAAGAATGCCTTTTTATAGCAATTACTTGGGTGGATCTTTCCTGTTGAGCCTCATACAGTCATCAACAAGATTATAAGAACACGTTTGTATGTAAaagtataaaacaaaatagctACAGTATGACCGATAGTAAGGGCGATACAAGTACCGTTTTCCCTTGGTAGGACCCGGACATTGAATCTCGCCCAGACAATCTCCCTGAACGCAGTACTAATTATCCAACTACAAGTAAACTAAGCCaaggaagccagaaatggTAGGCCTATACTACTTTATCTCTTGAGAGACCATTCCGGTAGTAGAGGCGCAATCGACGCCGATCTTTACACggtaggaccgaggttcaaatcccacccggatcgttcctccgtagtgaggattgattatccaattacgtggtatcagcaagtctttgTAAGCCATTCGAGGGCCCACAGGAACTGGTGGGATGTTAAGCCGAGAGATGAGATAGGAGAGAGTGTATGTTATAAGAAATCTCTGACCGCTCTCCATTAGATTTGTATATTTTAACGAAAACcatgtttcatttcatttcatttattataATGTCTGCTCAACATACCTACTTAACATCTAACTTAATAAGAACAAAGCACTGACAATGGTGATTTAGTAAGGGGCTAGGGAATCATAGAGAGGATCGTAGTATGGAACGGAAAACAGGAGGAGACAGATGGGAATCAAACcggtgagaaaagaaaatgaaaattattttttaaaaatcaatttatttcaaataatgttttttacattttttagtttcaaaatttttatatgTGACTTTCTGACGTAAATCATTCCATAGTTTTTTACGCCGCGGTaattttttctgaaatttcccaTGTTTCGGGGCCTTTAGGTTTCAGTGACACTTCacgacatttttcatttccaatgATTTCAGCCAACAGCTTTGATCAAATCTAATCAGACATCGTACGTCTCATTGTTGGAAGTTTCAATCATACTCAAAGTTAcgacatttatttttgttagtCTTTCCAAAATTAGACAGAAAAGGCTGTGTTTGCAATCGCATTTCTCAGTTTCGTTAAATATCGGCCATCTCATGCAGGATGGAAACAATTCAAAGAATGCTGTCCATCCAGCATCAAGCTTTTCGGCTACTgaatttttcaccatttcccAGACATCTGCCCGTGGTTTGGACATGCGACGGAATACCGACGTCAACTACGGTGCCAACGGGACTTATGCAACGGATCTGTTCAACGATGAAGCCGTCCGCATTATCCATTCGCACGACCGTAAGCAGCCACTGTTCCTGGTGCTAACCCATCTCGCTCCCCACACCGGTAACGAGGACGATCCGATGCAGGCGCCGGAAGATGAAATCGCCAAATTCAGCTACATACAAGATCCGAAGCGTCGTACATTGGCAGGTTAGTGTGGTAATGTGCCACGCGCAGCGGACAGCTGTCACGGTCAGGGTCAGAGCACTACCATATGCGGGCGTAAACTGTGCCGGACTGGTTTAactcgttttcgtttcgttcgtgttCACTTTCCCTGTCAACAGCCATGATAGCGCGAATCGACACGGGCGTTGGACGAATCTATCGTACGCTGGAGGAGCGCAGCATGctcaacaacaccatcataCTGTTCTACGCAGATAATGGTGCACCGACGGTTGGAGTTCATGCCAATTCGGGTTCGAACTATCCTTTGCGTGGGGTAAGCAGTGTTGTTTAATCAAttctaatttaattaaattataatcaTTAACGATACAATTCACGTGCTAAAGAATACATTAAGGCTCGTTACTAATCACTAACTATGTTGCCTACTTAGCAAAAAGAATCACCCTGGGAAGGTGCGGTACGAGGTGCTGCATTGATATGGAGTCATCTACTTCCGCGAAAAGGTATCGTTTCGAACCAATGGCTTCACGTGAGCGATTGGTTGCCAACTTTGGGCCATGTGGCAGGTATCAACATCCCACCGACGAACAGCGCAATTGATGGGCAGAATCAATGGCCAACGCTAATCACTTCAGCTGCCATTGGACGTACTATTGTGATGAATAATGCTCACGACGAGTACAGCAGTTACATTAAGCGTGACTGGAAGTATGTGAACGGAACTTTGTTTGAAGCGTTCGACGAATGGCTGGGGTGGCAAAACGAAAGCGATCAGCTGTCTGAGCAGGAGTATTACGAGCGTCTTATCGCTCCAGAAGCTATTGCAGCATCAATGCAACTCGTCAAGGATAGCGTTGCGAGAGTCCGTTCTTCTGCTAGTTTGCACTGTACGGAGAAAGTGGAAAGCCCTTGCCAACCTTTAAGAGAACCTTGTCTTTTCAACATAGTCGATGATCCTTGCGAGCGTAATAATCGAGCCAAACAGTTTCCAGAAGTTCTACAAGACCTTGAAAATGATGTCAATAATTATAGAAAGCGTGGCATCGCGTCTCGTAAACAACCTCCAGACAGTCGATCCGATCCAGCACGGCATAATTTTACCTGGACATGGTGGCAAGACGAATTGGAGACATCTTCCGTTTCTCTACAAAGTATTTTCAATACgtttcagaattttatgaaCTTGTTTGTGAATCTGCTTCACACACTACAGTCGAGTATTCAACCCTACTCGAGTATTTAGAACTTTCCAATTATAAAAACCGCAAccttcatttttctttacacttGTAACAATAGCCAATTGTGCTAATACAGTaactaaatattttttataacgAATTGGTACGAGAAGTaagactgattatccaactaagAATATAAGTAAATCAAGGAAGCCAATAATATCCGTCTAAAACATCTCGTGCCAAATTAGAATGTAGCATGCTCGGAATTTGACATTTactatttgaaaataaattttacttcattgcgataattatgttttataattattttggtTGAGCATTACCATAACTGTGCAcagttttgttaaataaatgtaaaagcTTATGTACAAATGGGGAAATGCAGGTGAAATATAGGGGATGGTCCAATGAACGAGACGATATCGCCACCGGACTTCACACAGCATGACTTGGTGtttgaatcccatccggaccgttctctcGCAccgtaaggactgactattccaCTACGAGGAATTAACAAAGCTAGTGAGCTTTTATTTGGCCGGCATAATCTACGAGTCCTCTAATTAACTGAGCTGAAATCAGGATTTATATGGATGTACAAAAACTCTAATATTTATTGTagaaatgcataaaaaatgataagaaatTAAGATATTTTAATCAGCTTGCTAACATGTAAAACACTAACCACAGTGCTATTGgggtaaataaacaaaacaaaaaataattttcctaacTTTTCTTCTAATTAAATTGCGGTGGCTTAAGGGTAACATGCAACTAAATATGACTAATATAGTATTAACAATAGTATTTAAATAACTGTCCAAAAACTTCTTTGCCAGATGGACAACCTTTTCTATAAAGTAAGCTTTTAAAGCTTTAATTCTTGCATAACAATTCAACTCAAACGTGGCGTATCGTCTATACTATTTTCTAATTTTAGCAAAAATATTCACCCTGGGAAGGAGCCGTGCGTGGTGCGGCACTAATATGGAGTCCACTACTCCCACAAAAGGGTATTGTTTCTGACCAGTGGTTACATGTAAGCGATTGGTTACCAACGCTAGGCTTCGCCGCAGGTATCGAGTCCATCCCCACAGGCACCACTATCGATGGTCAGAATCAATGGCTCACGTTACAGTCTCCTACCGCTAAAGGACGCTCGGTTGTGATGAATAATGCTGATCGAAGGTTTGGCTACAGCAGTTACACGAAGCTAGGCTGGAAGTACATCAATCGGACATGTTTTGCTGGAGCTTATGACACATGGCTTGGAGAGATCATCGATAGTGACAATGTAACAGAAGACGACTATTACAGTCTTCTAATGGATGCAACAAATATCGGTGCATCTTTGCATATTTCTCTCGATAAGGTGGAAGAAATTCGCAAAACTGCAGCAATTAATTGCTCAAGTGACGTAGAAGAAATTCTTTGCGAACCGCTCGTAAAACCATGTTTGTTCAACATCATCGATGATCCATGCGAACGTAGAAATCTAGCCGACGTGTATCCGGAAGCCTTGCTGGACCTGCAATTGGACGTCGAACGTTACAAACGGAACGCTCTTCCACCGCGTAATAAACCGCACGACAACGCGGCAGACCCTGCCTTGTACAATAACACCTGGACCTGGTGGCAGGACGCGATCGATGAGGAGCATTCGTCGCACTACATCCTCTATCTGTCGGCGGCCGTTGAGATACTACTAATTCTAATCATCATATGGTGTGGCTACAAGTATTATACAAGGTCACACAAAAAGTGATCTC
This genomic window from Anopheles maculipalpis chromosome 2RL, idAnoMacuDA_375_x, whole genome shotgun sequence contains:
- the LOC126556029 gene encoding arylsulfatase B-like, which produces MMKRLVTCSVTLWLLWLGVNGATDQLERPNIVIIVADDLGWNDVSFHGSNQIPTPNIDALAYDGIILNRHYVPPLCTPSRASLMTGKHPMNIGMQDHVILSDEPWGLGLEQKLMPEYFREAGYRTHLVGKWHLGFFRRAYTPTYRGFDSHFGYLGPYIDYWDHSLQMNETSARGLDMRRNTDVNYGANGTYATDLFNDEAVRIIHSHDRKQPLFLVLTHLAPHTGNEDDPMQAPEDEIAKFSYIQDPKRRTLAAMIARIDTGVGRIYRTLEERSMLNNTIILFYADNGAPTVGVHANSGSNYPLRGQKYSPWEGAVRGAALIWSPLLPQKGIVSDQWLHVSDWLPTLGFAAGIESIPTGTTIDGQNQWLTLQSPTAKGRSVVMNNADRRFGYSSYTKLGWKYINRTCFAGAYDTWLGEIIDSDNVTEDDYYSLLMDATNIGASLHISLDKVEEIRKTAAINCSSDVEEILCEPLVKPCLFNIIDDPCERRNLADVYPEALLDLQLDVERYKRNALPPRNKPHDNAADPALYNNTWTWWQDAIDEEHSSHYILYLSAAVEILLILIIIWCGYKYYTRSHKK